In one Bacteroides intestinalis DSM 17393 genomic region, the following are encoded:
- a CDS encoding SusC/RagA family TonB-linked outer membrane protein, producing the protein MKNCCFKLILSVVFLLIMTDVHAQNVRVTGVVSDTQGPLIGVNVRVKDSATGVITDINGKYSLEVPSNSTLVFSYIGYLNQEHKVGNKGVINVVMVEDTKQLEEVVVVGYGYQRKSDVATSVASVKTDELKSYPAGNVADMLRGRVAGVNVTSSSGRPGSNPNITVRGNRSISASNTPLYVIDGSISDSEEFSTLSAENIESIEILKDAASQAIYGARASDGVILVTTKRGSQGKMEVSYNGYVGIQSLWRNFDFYSPEEYVMLRREAKANDKGVIDAREISIAEALGDDVMQQVWASGQFIDWEKEMLKNALYHNHDVTLRGGNDKIRMAAGVNYFDQDGMVTTGSGYQKAAFRLNVDYNINKWISLGVNSSYALTKSDREDGSFSEFITRTPIAQIYNEDGSYSRYINSNNDVNPFYRAENYKREISTNSYRLNVFLELKPFKGFNYRLNTSFYNREQEDGEAKGVNYPGGGATAKLTDREDRSYLIENIFTYNVPIKDQKHKLTITAVQSVDHKQTKQLGYATDQLPVDMDWNFIANGQFTGSPIRSFTENNLVSFMGRASYILMDRYIMNVAVRRDGSSRFGKNNKWGTFPSVALAWRVNQEKFLQNATWIDNLKLRLSYGIVGNQNGIGNYTTLGLTDKLRYEFGDNSYMGYLPGAELTNPNLKWEQSRTVNMGLDFGLFRNRLSGTIEYYKTRTTDLLVYRGLNSALGYEKMLDNLGETKSSGIDISVSGDVIRTKDFTWSLGANFSQYSNEIVKIDDQVDENGKPLSQPGNNWFVGKPINVYYNYEPDGIYQYTDFDITRDAYGKLTYTLKPTIDTDGDGIPDKVLVRQDAVAPGSVKVKDLNGDGKITADDRTPISKDPDFTLSLNTSLKWKGFDFFMDWYGVSGRKIQNAYLSDANSGGSLQGKLNGVKVNYWTPFNPSNDFPRPTHNSNVTYQSALAIQDASYIRLRTLQLGYTFPTAWIKKIQLQKLRVYATATNLLTFTDFLSYSPELTPGAYPESRQFVFGVNLSF; encoded by the coding sequence ATGAAAAACTGTTGTTTTAAACTAATCTTATCGGTTGTATTTCTATTGATTATGACCGATGTACATGCGCAGAACGTGCGGGTAACAGGTGTTGTGTCTGATACGCAAGGTCCGTTGATTGGCGTGAATGTTCGCGTGAAAGATTCTGCAACTGGTGTGATTACCGATATAAACGGTAAATATTCTCTTGAGGTACCTTCGAATTCTACACTTGTGTTTTCGTATATCGGTTATCTGAACCAAGAGCATAAGGTAGGTAATAAAGGTGTTATTAATGTAGTCATGGTAGAGGATACCAAACAACTGGAAGAAGTTGTAGTCGTGGGCTATGGCTATCAGCGGAAAAGTGATGTCGCTACTTCTGTCGCTTCGGTTAAGACGGATGAACTGAAAAGTTACCCGGCAGGAAACGTAGCTGATATGCTTCGTGGACGCGTGGCCGGTGTTAATGTAACAAGTTCGTCGGGAAGGCCGGGTTCCAATCCTAATATTACGGTTCGTGGTAACCGTTCTATCAGTGCATCCAATACTCCTTTGTATGTTATCGATGGTTCTATCTCAGACAGTGAAGAATTCAGTACGCTGAGTGCGGAGAACATCGAGTCCATCGAGATTCTGAAAGATGCCGCTTCGCAGGCTATCTACGGTGCCCGTGCCAGCGATGGTGTTATCTTGGTGACAACGAAACGTGGTAGCCAGGGTAAGATGGAGGTAAGTTACAACGGATATGTAGGTATACAGTCTTTATGGCGCAACTTTGATTTCTACTCACCCGAAGAATATGTAATGTTACGGCGTGAAGCAAAAGCCAATGATAAAGGTGTGATTGATGCACGCGAAATATCCATTGCCGAAGCCTTGGGAGATGATGTCATGCAGCAAGTGTGGGCAAGCGGACAATTTATAGATTGGGAGAAAGAGATGTTGAAGAATGCACTCTATCACAATCATGACGTAACATTGCGTGGCGGAAATGATAAGATACGGATGGCTGCCGGTGTCAATTACTTCGATCAGGACGGAATGGTAACTACAGGTTCTGGTTATCAGAAGGCGGCTTTTCGCCTGAATGTGGATTATAACATTAATAAGTGGATTAGCCTTGGTGTAAACTCGTCTTATGCTCTTACCAAATCCGATCGTGAAGACGGTAGTTTCAGCGAGTTTATCACCCGTACTCCGATTGCACAGATTTATAATGAAGATGGTAGCTATTCACGCTATATTAATTCTAATAATGATGTCAACCCGTTCTATAGAGCGGAAAACTATAAGCGTGAGATTTCCACCAATAGTTACCGTTTGAATGTCTTTCTGGAGTTGAAGCCTTTCAAAGGGTTCAATTACCGCCTGAATACATCGTTCTATAACAGAGAACAGGAAGATGGCGAAGCAAAAGGAGTGAATTATCCGGGTGGTGGAGCTACGGCTAAACTGACTGACAGGGAAGACAGAAGTTATCTGATTGAGAACATCTTTACATACAATGTCCCTATTAAAGACCAGAAGCATAAACTGACGATTACCGCAGTACAGTCTGTTGACCATAAGCAGACAAAGCAGTTGGGCTATGCTACCGACCAATTACCGGTGGATATGGATTGGAACTTCATAGCAAACGGACAGTTTACAGGTTCTCCCATACGCTCCTTTACCGAGAATAACCTGGTTTCTTTCATGGGACGTGCTTCTTATATCCTGATGGATAGATATATTATGAATGTTGCAGTCAGAAGAGACGGTTCCAGTCGTTTCGGAAAAAATAACAAATGGGGTACATTCCCGTCTGTTGCCCTTGCATGGCGTGTGAACCAGGAGAAGTTCCTTCAGAATGCAACCTGGATCGATAATCTGAAACTACGCTTGAGTTATGGTATTGTAGGTAATCAGAACGGTATCGGTAATTATACAACTCTTGGTCTGACTGACAAACTCAGATATGAGTTTGGTGATAATTCCTATATGGGTTATCTTCCCGGAGCAGAACTTACCAATCCTAACCTGAAGTGGGAACAATCCAGAACCGTCAACATGGGCTTGGATTTTGGTTTGTTCCGAAACAGACTGTCGGGTACCATTGAGTATTATAAAACCCGGACTACCGATTTGCTTGTTTATCGTGGATTGAATTCAGCCTTAGGTTACGAAAAGATGCTTGATAATCTGGGAGAAACGAAGTCGAGCGGTATTGATATCAGTGTTAGCGGTGACGTGATTCGTACGAAAGATTTCACATGGAGCCTAGGAGCTAACTTTAGTCAATACTCCAATGAGATCGTTAAGATTGACGATCAGGTGGATGAGAATGGAAAACCGTTGAGCCAGCCTGGAAATAACTGGTTTGTAGGTAAACCTATCAATGTATATTACAATTATGAACCGGACGGTATTTATCAATACACTGATTTTGATATTACCCGTGATGCTTATGGCAAACTGACATATACCTTAAAACCAACCATTGATACGGATGGAGACGGTATACCCGACAAAGTTCTGGTACGTCAGGATGCAGTGGCGCCGGGTTCTGTGAAAGTGAAAGACCTGAATGGTGACGGGAAGATTACGGCAGACGACCGTACACCCATCTCCAAAGACCCGGACTTTACCCTGTCATTGAACACAAGTCTTAAATGGAAAGGCTTCGACTTCTTTATGGATTGGTATGGAGTATCCGGACGCAAGATTCAGAATGCCTATCTGTCGGATGCAAACAGTGGTGGTTCATTACAGGGAAAATTGAACGGTGTGAAGGTGAATTACTGGACTCCGTTTAATCCTTCAAATGACTTCCCACGTCCTACCCATAATTCGAATGTGACGTATCAGAGTGCCTTGGCCATACAAGATGCCTCTTACATCCGTTTGCGTACTTTGCAACTGGGATATACATTCCCCACCGCTTGGATTAAGAAAATCCAGCTTCAAAAGTTAAGAGTATATGCAACCGCTACGAATCTTCTTACGTTCACAGACTTCCTGTCGTATAGCCCGGAGTTGACTCCCGGTGCATATCCTGAGTCAAGACAGTTTGTGTTTGGAGTAAATTTGTCATTCTAA
- a CDS encoding DNRLRE domain-containing protein: protein MSLKKQLFLVCGAIVMPFLGLHADNVNVALHKPVTASSQQKEFPASNVTDGIVSRKSTWMSGKSARPPHTLDINLERYYNINRVVIYTGIPDAEQTEQEKGKAPGFWSVKNFKIQYWDDANWTDLPDTECTENRLDKLEFTFHPELLTFQIRLVSTDGEPIRINEFEVYGKEKAGMPIPVTTGEAPRAFQEPLEKEMQVTVAKEIIGKSMKYVAYNQGYYLPGSNVSGWLEYSNVNSVRVWTSLNDYIPQSVVLNDKELSTLEAFESCKNELRNNPEHNRFIQWETILAKCGEAHFSTNSMVFEYTLKELKRLNIDAILQINSTDFDGTWSNKWKQWQRFYALAFYAAKTGDVTMYAMHNEPNHRHAGPMKITQYVDAMKIVSDAVYCAVQDVNRLYGKNLKSRFVSPVTAGSNTNWWAEVVKNLRIDYRGLPSDRDLMDIFSTHSYNLPAAGYASKVSDIRKIIVENHPLKQPLPIVYTETGRWMNAYLIDKEETMDSPSLFTEWAGEYTNNTLNQGYGMWAFKFANTTSGTYPRGIKSGHHFIWQGKRIVEDAYTNVALGKKVMDLTSSRPVAVKVVTDGNKADASMWVSQDTDAEKCLEINLGKSTSLGGAVVYTGSAYGVYTAPDRVKKFRLQYWDGTEWADIKETVEKDARYAQSFFLFDAPVTTSKVRFVAMDKGSIKVREIKLFDAESVKEIPSSFDISGIQRTGEVVRLFAKGFKEERPLLNTVKSVADNDVDAITSFNPEEMRYYVWLVQRKLSSNHLTLDLKSLNLPVGTKVIAEEVSANAYGEVVWIKETSEEGQLSFELPAQSVMLLTIPICSNATKTLVATADATVKAGANSEKNFGKAKVMNIEMNASRANGNQVSYLKFDLSGMNKEEMNAAILRLYGSSSTKSPYRFHVYALDNSNWDESTLNWKNAPNLEKDQVRVTDVGNAAHVAGEIVVTETASWHQLDVTSLIRKCRQSEITFVLIREVRQLGDDSDNNKNSSFGTRESVNKPALIAW, encoded by the coding sequence ATGAGCTTGAAGAAACAACTATTTTTAGTCTGTGGTGCTATTGTTATGCCCTTTTTAGGGCTACATGCAGATAATGTCAATGTAGCATTACACAAACCGGTCACTGCCTCATCGCAGCAGAAAGAGTTTCCGGCATCCAATGTGACGGATGGAATCGTTTCGCGTAAATCTACCTGGATGAGTGGTAAAAGTGCGCGTCCGCCCCATACACTGGATATTAATCTCGAGAGATATTATAATATAAACCGGGTTGTTATCTATACAGGAATTCCGGATGCCGAACAAACAGAGCAGGAGAAAGGAAAAGCACCGGGATTCTGGTCGGTGAAGAATTTTAAGATTCAATACTGGGATGATGCCAATTGGACGGACCTGCCGGATACGGAATGCACGGAGAACAGGTTGGATAAGCTTGAGTTCACCTTTCATCCGGAGTTGCTCACTTTCCAGATTCGTCTGGTATCTACCGATGGTGAACCGATCCGGATTAATGAGTTTGAAGTATACGGTAAGGAAAAGGCGGGTATGCCGATTCCTGTTACTACAGGTGAAGCTCCAAGAGCTTTCCAGGAACCTTTGGAAAAGGAAATGCAGGTGACGGTGGCTAAAGAAATTATTGGTAAGTCCATGAAATATGTGGCTTACAATCAAGGATATTATTTACCCGGAAGTAATGTTTCCGGTTGGCTTGAATACTCTAATGTGAACAGTGTGCGCGTATGGACTTCTCTGAACGATTATATTCCCCAGTCCGTTGTGCTCAATGATAAAGAGCTTTCTACATTGGAGGCTTTTGAGTCCTGTAAGAATGAGTTGCGAAACAATCCGGAGCATAATCGTTTCATTCAATGGGAAACTATTCTGGCGAAGTGTGGGGAAGCACATTTTTCTACCAATTCCATGGTATTCGAATACACGTTGAAAGAATTGAAACGCCTGAATATCGATGCTATTCTTCAGATAAATTCCACCGATTTTGATGGAACGTGGAGTAATAAATGGAAGCAGTGGCAGCGTTTCTATGCATTAGCTTTTTATGCGGCTAAGACAGGGGATGTAACCATGTACGCCATGCACAACGAACCGAATCATCGCCATGCCGGACCAATGAAGATCACCCAGTATGTAGATGCCATGAAAATAGTTTCGGATGCTGTTTATTGTGCCGTGCAGGATGTGAATAGGCTGTATGGGAAGAATCTGAAATCACGTTTTGTGAGTCCGGTTACAGCGGGTTCCAATACAAACTGGTGGGCCGAAGTCGTGAAGAATCTGCGTATTGACTATCGAGGCTTGCCTTCGGACAGGGACTTGATGGATATATTTTCTACCCACTCTTATAATCTTCCGGCAGCAGGTTATGCGTCCAAGGTTTCTGATATAAGAAAGATTATAGTGGAAAATCATCCTTTGAAACAACCGCTTCCGATCGTTTATACGGAAACAGGGCGTTGGATGAATGCATATCTGATCGATAAGGAAGAGACGATGGATTCTCCTTCCTTGTTCACAGAGTGGGCCGGTGAATATACAAACAATACACTCAATCAAGGGTATGGAATGTGGGCTTTTAAGTTTGCCAATACTACCAGCGGAACATATCCGCGTGGCATTAAGTCAGGACATCACTTTATCTGGCAAGGCAAACGGATTGTGGAGGATGCCTATACCAATGTGGCATTGGGTAAGAAAGTAATGGATCTGACTTCATCTCGCCCAGTAGCGGTGAAAGTAGTAACCGATGGTAATAAGGCAGATGCTTCCATGTGGGTGTCTCAAGATACAGATGCAGAGAAATGCCTGGAAATCAATCTGGGAAAAAGTACTTCATTGGGTGGGGCTGTAGTCTATACGGGTTCGGCATATGGAGTTTATACGGCTCCCGACCGGGTGAAGAAATTCCGTTTGCAGTATTGGGACGGTACCGAGTGGGCGGATATAAAAGAAACCGTTGAGAAAGATGCACGTTATGCTCAATCCTTTTTTCTGTTCGATGCTCCTGTAACTACTTCTAAAGTCCGCTTTGTTGCAATGGATAAGGGGAGTATCAAAGTGAGGGAAATCAAACTGTTTGATGCGGAGTCCGTCAAAGAGATTCCTTCCTCTTTTGATATAAGTGGCATTCAGCGTACGGGTGAAGTTGTTCGCCTGTTTGCAAAAGGATTTAAGGAAGAACGCCCGTTGCTGAATACTGTGAAGTCGGTTGCTGATAATGATGTGGATGCAATAACTTCTTTTAATCCGGAAGAAATGAGATATTATGTATGGCTGGTACAACGGAAACTCTCTTCAAACCATCTCACATTGGACCTGAAGTCGCTGAACCTTCCGGTAGGAACCAAGGTGATTGCCGAGGAAGTAAGTGCAAATGCTTATGGTGAAGTGGTCTGGATAAAAGAAACCTCAGAAGAAGGACAGCTTTCGTTTGAACTTCCTGCCCAGAGTGTAATGCTCCTTACCATTCCTATCTGTTCCAATGCTACAAAGACACTGGTGGCAACGGCGGATGCAACCGTTAAGGCCGGGGCAAATAGTGAGAAAAACTTTGGTAAAGCCAAAGTGATGAATATAGAAATGAATGCTTCCCGAGCCAATGGCAATCAGGTTAGCTATCTCAAGTTCGACTTGTCGGGTATGAATAAAGAGGAAATGAATGCCGCTATACTCCGGTTGTATGGCAGTTCGTCAACCAAATCTCCCTATCGCTTCCATGTCTACGCGCTGGATAATAGTAATTGGGACGAAAGTACCCTGAACTGGAAGAATGCCCCCAATCTGGAAAAAGACCAGGTGCGCGTAACCGATGTAGGTAATGCGGCACATGTAGCCGGTGAGATAGTTGTTACTGAAACAGCATCTTGGCATCAGCTTGATGTCACTTCATTGATACGCAAATGCCGGCAGTCGGAAATTACATTTGTATTGATCAGGGAAGTCCGCCAATTGGGAGATGATTCTGATAATAATAAGAATAGTTCTTTCGGAACCAGGGAATCTGTGAATAAACCGGCTCTGATAGCGTGGTAA